Proteins encoded in a region of the Leopardus geoffroyi isolate Oge1 chromosome E2, O.geoffroyi_Oge1_pat1.0, whole genome shotgun sequence genome:
- the CE2H19orf54 gene encoding UPF0692 protein C19orf54 homolog isoform X1 yields MHAVGDPKMSSPCSPPLEPPAPSPGIPVPQGPVSPLLSLPPNLPNLALLPPAWSLQAPIPPPPPLPPPPAVGGPAPPHVFGLEKSQLLKEALEKAGPVPRSRDDVKRLLKLQKDRFRSDLQWILFCADLPSLIQEGPQCGLVALWMAGTLLAPPSGIPLERLVQMAVDRGYTAQGEMFSVANMGKLAQEALGCQAELLCGGLGGPNRDRVLRHLVSGHPLLIPYDEDFNHEPCQRKGYKAHWAVSTGVLLGTQAVPGLGYSEDPELPGLFHPVPSTACQPPSLPEEGSPGAVYLLSKQGKSWHYQLWDYDRVRDSNLQLTDFSPSRAADGRAYVVPAGGVRAGLCGQALLLSPKDSSC; encoded by the exons ATGCATGCCGTGGGAGACCCAAAAATGAGTTCTCCATGCTCTCCTCCCCTagagcccccagccccttctccaggAATCCCTGTTCCCCAAGGACCCGTCTCTCCACTTCTTTCTCTACCCCCAAACCTGCCCAATTTAGCTTTGCTGCCCCCTGCCTGGAGTCTCCAGGCCCCTATTCCGCCACCACCCCCATTGCCGCCTCCACCCGCCGTTGGGGGGCCAGCTCCCCCTCATGTCTTCGGTCTAGAGAAGAGCCAGCTCCTGAAGGAGGCTTTAGAGAAGGCCGGCCcagtccccaggagcagagatGACGTGAAGAGGCTCCTGAAGCTGCAGAAGGACCG TTTCAGAAGTGACTTGCAGTGGATCCTCTTCTGTGCCGACCTGCCCTCCCTCATCCAGGAAGGCCCTCA GTGCGGGCTGGTGGCCTTGTGGATGGCAGGCACGCTCCTGGCACCGCCCAGCGGCATCCCCCTGGAGAGACTTGTGCAGATGGCCGTGGACAGAGGCTACACGGCCCAGGGAGAGATGTTCTCCG TGGCCAACATGGGCAAGCTGGCCCAGGAGGCACTGGGCTGCCAGGCTGAGCTGCTCTGCGGTGGCCTGGGTGGTCCCAACAGAGACCGTGTCCTGCGGCACCTCGTCTCCGGACATCCCTTGCTCATCCC CTACGACGAGGACTTCAACCACGAGCCGTGTCAGAGGAAGGGCTACAAGGCCCACTGGGCAGTGAGCACAG gGGTCCTGCTGGGGACGCAGGCTGTGCCAGGCCTCGGCTATTCTGAGGACCCCGAGCTGCCAGGTCTGTTCCACCCGGTGCCCAGCACAGCCTGCCAGCCGCCATCCCTGCCAGAGGAAGGTTCCCCAGGAGCCGTCTACCTTCTCTCCAAGCAGGGCAAGAGTTGGCATTACCAGCTGTGGGACTACGACCGGGTCCGGGATAGCAACCTGCAGCTGACAGACTTCTCGCCCTCGCGGGCTGCTGACGGCCGGGCATACGTGGTGCCCGCTGGAGGGGTGCGGGCCGGCCTCTGTGGCCAGGCCCTGCTCCTCAGCCCGAAGGACTCCAGCTGCTAG
- the CE2H19orf54 gene encoding UPF0692 protein C19orf54 homolog isoform X2 — MRNFRSDLQWILFCADLPSLIQEGPQCGLVALWMAGTLLAPPSGIPLERLVQMAVDRGYTAQGEMFSVANMGKLAQEALGCQAELLCGGLGGPNRDRVLRHLVSGHPLLIPYDEDFNHEPCQRKGYKAHWAVSTGVLLGTQAVPGLGYSEDPELPGLFHPVPSTACQPPSLPEEGSPGAVYLLSKQGKSWHYQLWDYDRVRDSNLQLTDFSPSRAADGRAYVVPAGGVRAGLCGQALLLSPKDSSC, encoded by the exons ATGAGAaa TTTCAGAAGTGACTTGCAGTGGATCCTCTTCTGTGCCGACCTGCCCTCCCTCATCCAGGAAGGCCCTCA GTGCGGGCTGGTGGCCTTGTGGATGGCAGGCACGCTCCTGGCACCGCCCAGCGGCATCCCCCTGGAGAGACTTGTGCAGATGGCCGTGGACAGAGGCTACACGGCCCAGGGAGAGATGTTCTCCG TGGCCAACATGGGCAAGCTGGCCCAGGAGGCACTGGGCTGCCAGGCTGAGCTGCTCTGCGGTGGCCTGGGTGGTCCCAACAGAGACCGTGTCCTGCGGCACCTCGTCTCCGGACATCCCTTGCTCATCCC CTACGACGAGGACTTCAACCACGAGCCGTGTCAGAGGAAGGGCTACAAGGCCCACTGGGCAGTGAGCACAG gGGTCCTGCTGGGGACGCAGGCTGTGCCAGGCCTCGGCTATTCTGAGGACCCCGAGCTGCCAGGTCTGTTCCACCCGGTGCCCAGCACAGCCTGCCAGCCGCCATCCCTGCCAGAGGAAGGTTCCCCAGGAGCCGTCTACCTTCTCTCCAAGCAGGGCAAGAGTTGGCATTACCAGCTGTGGGACTACGACCGGGTCCGGGATAGCAACCTGCAGCTGACAGACTTCTCGCCCTCGCGGGCTGCTGACGGCCGGGCATACGTGGTGCCCGCTGGAGGGGTGCGGGCCGGCCTCTGTGGCCAGGCCCTGCTCCTCAGCCCGAAGGACTCCAGCTGCTAG
- the CE2H19orf54 gene encoding UPF0692 protein C19orf54 homolog isoform X3 encodes MAGTLLAPPSGIPLERLVQMAVDRGYTAQGEMFSVANMGKLAQEALGCQAELLCGGLGGPNRDRVLRHLVSGHPLLIPYDEDFNHEPCQRKGYKAHWAVSTGVLLGTQAVPGLGYSEDPELPGLFHPVPSTACQPPSLPEEGSPGAVYLLSKQGKSWHYQLWDYDRVRDSNLQLTDFSPSRAADGRAYVVPAGGVRAGLCGQALLLSPKDSSC; translated from the exons ATGGCAGGCACGCTCCTGGCACCGCCCAGCGGCATCCCCCTGGAGAGACTTGTGCAGATGGCCGTGGACAGAGGCTACACGGCCCAGGGAGAGATGTTCTCCG TGGCCAACATGGGCAAGCTGGCCCAGGAGGCACTGGGCTGCCAGGCTGAGCTGCTCTGCGGTGGCCTGGGTGGTCCCAACAGAGACCGTGTCCTGCGGCACCTCGTCTCCGGACATCCCTTGCTCATCCC CTACGACGAGGACTTCAACCACGAGCCGTGTCAGAGGAAGGGCTACAAGGCCCACTGGGCAGTGAGCACAG gGGTCCTGCTGGGGACGCAGGCTGTGCCAGGCCTCGGCTATTCTGAGGACCCCGAGCTGCCAGGTCTGTTCCACCCGGTGCCCAGCACAGCCTGCCAGCCGCCATCCCTGCCAGAGGAAGGTTCCCCAGGAGCCGTCTACCTTCTCTCCAAGCAGGGCAAGAGTTGGCATTACCAGCTGTGGGACTACGACCGGGTCCGGGATAGCAACCTGCAGCTGACAGACTTCTCGCCCTCGCGGGCTGCTGACGGCCGGGCATACGTGGTGCCCGCTGGAGGGGTGCGGGCCGGCCTCTGTGGCCAGGCCCTGCTCCTCAGCCCGAAGGACTCCAGCTGCTAG